A genome region from Colwellia sp. Arc7-D includes the following:
- a CDS encoding mechanosensitive ion channel domain-containing protein: MTFEQIVEQITALLTFNVINVSDQPVTLGDILFIPLLIIIGLLLSKWLIKLISNRLRKKKTDPNVIHLIERILFVIAIAVIIISILDFMNVPIAAFAFLSGAIAIGFGFGAQNIINNFISGWILMWERPIRIGDFLEVEDTKGLVEEINTRSTRIKRIDGVHLLIPNSKLLENTVVNWTLVDQFVRCSVSVGVAYGSPAKKVAELIMQATTEQPEALTEPKPLVTFDDFGDNSLMFQVTFWISSRAETGLRVAKSNVRFRLEELFEQNDIVVAFPQRDIHIDGSLQLVKSERKAD, translated from the coding sequence ATGACATTTGAACAGATAGTAGAACAAATAACAGCATTGCTGACTTTTAACGTGATTAATGTATCAGATCAACCTGTTACATTAGGCGATATACTTTTTATCCCCCTACTCATTATCATTGGTTTGTTATTGAGTAAATGGCTAATTAAGTTAATCAGTAACCGTTTAAGAAAGAAAAAAACTGACCCAAATGTCATTCATTTAATTGAACGGATTTTATTCGTTATAGCCATAGCGGTTATTATTATCAGCATATTAGACTTTATGAATGTGCCGATTGCCGCCTTTGCGTTTTTATCTGGCGCGATTGCCATTGGTTTTGGTTTTGGTGCACAAAACATTATCAATAACTTTATTAGTGGTTGGATATTAATGTGGGAACGCCCTATTCGCATTGGTGATTTTTTAGAAGTTGAAGATACTAAAGGTTTAGTGGAAGAAATTAATACCCGCTCAACACGCATTAAACGTATAGATGGTGTTCATTTACTTATTCCTAACAGTAAATTACTCGAAAATACGGTTGTGAATTGGACCTTAGTAGACCAATTTGTGCGGTGTTCAGTTTCTGTTGGTGTTGCCTATGGCTCACCAGCTAAAAAAGTAGCTGAATTAATTATGCAAGCGACTACTGAGCAACCTGAAGCCCTTACCGAACCTAAACCATTAGTGACTTTTGATGACTTTGGCGACAATTCATTAATGTTTCAAGTTACATTCTGGATAAGTTCGCGCGCAGAAACAGGCTTAAGGGTCGCAAAAAGTAATGTTAGATTTCGTTTAGAGGAATTATTTGAACAAAATGACATTGTGGTTGCATTCCCTCAGCGTGATATTCATATCGATGGCTCGCTACAGTTGGTTAAAAGTGAACGAAAAGCCGACTAA
- a CDS encoding ATP-dependent zinc protease, whose product MTTKQKAIIGRLETIALPELAIADIQVRVDTGAKTSSLHVDNIVKFKKDGKIMVRFDLHPDVYNVDEMISCEAPIHDIRRVKSSNGTSEQRYVILTPVQLGDINWSIEITLTDRSDMSYLMLFGREAIGKRFLVDPSKVFVSS is encoded by the coding sequence ATGACTACAAAACAAAAAGCGATTATTGGACGTTTAGAAACAATAGCGTTACCTGAGTTAGCAATAGCTGATATACAGGTGCGCGTTGACACGGGAGCGAAAACGTCTTCGCTCCATGTTGACAACATTGTCAAATTTAAAAAAGATGGCAAAATAATGGTGAGGTTTGACTTACACCCAGACGTTTACAATGTTGATGAAATGATCTCTTGTGAAGCGCCGATACATGACATCAGAAGAGTTAAATCTTCAAATGGCACCTCTGAACAACGTTATGTTATATTAACGCCAGTGCAACTGGGTGATATAAATTGGTCGATTGAAATAACGTTAACGGATCGTTCAGACATGAGTTACTTAATGTTATTTGGTAGAGAGGCTATAGGTAAAAGGTTTCTTGTTGACCCATCAAAAGTATTTGTAAGTTCTTAA